A genome region from Clostridium pasteurianum includes the following:
- a CDS encoding sigma-70 family RNA polymerase sigma factor has protein sequence MEQNDEKIVEGILKKDMYALNNLIDAYGGIIHNVAASVLNESHESESIEECTDDILMCLWRNMDCFSKERGNLKCWIIVISKNKALTYKKKLKKLKRNIDLDKVKIDSSVNVEEEYLKEENKESVQKLLNNLKIRDKEIFVKRYIKGEDIEEIAEEMNLTSISIYNRLSRGRKKLKKILSSGRGV, from the coding sequence ATGGAGCAAAATGATGAAAAGATAGTTGAGGGCATACTGAAAAAGGATATGTATGCACTTAATAATTTAATAGATGCTTATGGAGGTATAATCCACAATGTGGCAGCTTCTGTATTAAATGAAAGTCATGAAAGTGAAAGCATAGAGGAATGCACCGATGATATATTAATGTGTCTTTGGAGAAATATGGATTGTTTTTCTAAGGAGAGAGGAAATTTAAAGTGCTGGATAATTGTAATTTCTAAGAATAAAGCATTAACTTATAAAAAGAAATTAAAAAAGCTTAAAAGAAATATTGATTTAGATAAAGTTAAAATAGATTCGTCAGTAAATGTTGAAGAGGAGTATTTAAAAGAAGAAAATAAGGAGTCAGTACAAAAGCTTTTAAATAATTTAAAAATAAGGGACAAGGAAATTTTTGTGAAGCGATATATAAAAGGCGAGGATATTGAAGAGATAGCTGAAGAAATGAATTTAACTTCAATCTCTATTTACAATAGGCTCAGCCGGGGTAGGAAAAAATTAAAAAAAATCTTAAGTTCAGGTAGGGGGGTGTAG
- a CDS encoding Cof-type HAD-IIB family hydrolase yields the protein MKKRFDGWTLISDMDDTLINSNREISKNNIEAIKKFQSLGGKFTIATGRTMESAYRYIKDLPVDLPVILYNGTKIYDFNNNKTIFEKFLEDRVKDIIKEVNKYDSSYGIEVYCNENTYVYSSCRFTERFKKRGYEVFYGVPEEVLKESWSKVLIIGEKDKEDYLEKNFEKLFGKVNLVRSGENYLEIIAPGLSKGAALERLCKKENIDISKVISVGDNMNDCELITKAGHGFCVANGNKKLIEMCDNVSVSNDENAIEYIVNWALENL from the coding sequence TTGAAAAAGAGATTTGATGGATGGACCTTAATATCAGATATGGATGATACTTTAATTAATAGCAATAGAGAAATTTCAAAAAATAATATTGAAGCTATAAAAAAGTTTCAAAGTTTAGGTGGAAAATTCACTATAGCTACTGGAAGAACTATGGAGTCAGCTTATAGATATATAAAAGATCTTCCAGTGGATTTGCCTGTGATACTTTATAATGGCACAAAAATATATGATTTTAATAATAATAAAACAATATTTGAAAAGTTTCTTGAAGATAGAGTTAAGGATATCATAAAAGAAGTTAATAAATATGATTCTTCATATGGAATAGAAGTTTACTGCAACGAAAATACTTATGTTTATAGTTCATGTAGATTTACTGAAAGATTTAAGAAAAGGGGATACGAAGTTTTTTATGGTGTTCCAGAAGAAGTATTAAAGGAAAGTTGGTCAAAGGTTCTTATAATAGGAGAAAAGGATAAGGAAGACTATCTTGAGAAAAACTTTGAAAAATTGTTTGGAAAGGTTAATTTGGTTAGAAGTGGAGAAAATTATCTTGAAATAATTGCTCCGGGCTTATCAAAGGGAGCTGCGCTAGAAAGGCTTTGTAAAAAAGAGAATATAGATATTAGTAAAGTTATTTCTGTTGGTGACAACATGAATGATTGTGAGCTTATAACAAAAGCTGGACATGGATTCTGTGTGGCAAATGGCAATAAAAAGCTTATAGAAATGTGTGATAACGTAAGTGTTTCAAATGATGAAAATGCTATTGAATATATCGTTAATTGGGCTTTAGAAAATTTGTAG
- a CDS encoding alpha/beta fold hydrolase translates to MKLKIKDILLNYKVFGEGKPIVIVHGYSVDYRVMFKSMENLFTKESCYKRIYVDLPGMGESTSADWIKSSDDMLDILVEFINKVTSGEKFLLAGESYGGYLVRGVLYKIPKKVSGLLLVCPAIIADFKKRTVPEHTVLVKDNELKSKISEEAYDDFNSISVVQNENIYKRYDEEIMSGVKLGDEKFLRRLQETGYSFSFNVDNLSEKFYGPTLMLLGRQDSVVGYKDAWSILENFPRATFAVIDMAGHNLQIEQEKIFNTLVTDWIKRVHIEN, encoded by the coding sequence ATGAAACTTAAGATAAAGGATATACTATTGAATTATAAGGTGTTTGGAGAAGGCAAGCCTATTGTTATAGTGCATGGTTATTCTGTTGATTATAGAGTTATGTTTAAATCTATGGAAAATCTATTTACCAAAGAAAGCTGTTATAAGAGGATATATGTGGATTTACCTGGAATGGGTGAATCTACGAGTGCAGACTGGATTAAAAGTTCTGATGATATGCTTGATATTCTAGTTGAATTTATAAATAAAGTTACATCTGGTGAAAAGTTTTTACTTGCAGGTGAATCTTATGGTGGATATCTTGTGAGAGGAGTATTATATAAAATACCTAAAAAGGTTAGTGGACTTTTATTAGTTTGTCCAGCTATAATAGCAGATTTTAAAAAGAGGACGGTTCCAGAACATACAGTATTAGTTAAAGACAATGAATTAAAGTCTAAGATAAGTGAAGAAGCTTATGATGATTTTAATTCAATATCAGTAGTACAGAATGAAAATATATATAAAAGATATGATGAAGAAATAATGTCAGGTGTTAAATTAGGAGATGAGAAATTTTTAAGGAGACTTCAAGAAACAGGGTATAGTTTTTCGTTTAATGTGGATAATTTAAGTGAAAAATTTTATGGGCCAACGCTTATGCTGCTTGGAAGACAGGATTCGGTTGTTGGATATAAGGATGCGTGGAGTATACTAGAGAATTTTCCAAGGGCAACTTTTGCGGTGATTGATATGGCTGGACACAATCTTCAAATTGAACAGGAAAAGATTTTTAATACACTTGTTACTGATTGGATTAAAAGAGTTCATATTGAAAATTAA
- a CDS encoding flavodoxin domain-containing protein: MKTVIIYSTKHEFTKDCSIKLSQKLNGDVELFNLKENNDVKLDQYDNVIIGSPIYMGQILKEIQKFCMENLDKLKDKNIGLFLCGMSEEKKMQEFFNAFPEALLNKSIVKECFGGAFIFKKMNFFEKFIVKRITKSSDDMMKNEEENIDKFAQKFNLIEK, encoded by the coding sequence ATGAAGACAGTAATTATCTATTCTACTAAACATGAATTTACTAAGGATTGTTCTATAAAATTGTCTCAAAAATTAAATGGAGACGTTGAGTTATTTAATTTAAAAGAAAATAATGATGTGAAATTAGATCAATATGATAATGTTATTATAGGAAGTCCAATTTATATGGGGCAAATACTTAAGGAAATACAGAAATTTTGCATGGAAAATCTAGACAAATTAAAGGACAAAAATATAGGATTATTTCTATGTGGTATGAGTGAAGAGAAAAAAATGCAAGAATTCTTTAATGCGTTTCCAGAAGCACTTTTAAATAAATCCATTGTAAAGGAGTGTTTTGGTGGAGCGTTTATATTTAAGAAAATGAATTTCTTTGAAAAATTTATTGTTAAGAGGATAACTAAAAGCAGTGATGATATGATGAAGAACGAAGAAGAAAATATTGATAAATTTGCACAAAAATTTAATTTAATAGAAAAGTAA
- a CDS encoding TetR/AcrR family transcriptional regulator: MGIAERRKLEIENLKKRIIDAAEELLISDGYENLSIRKIASKIEYSPGIIYHYFKDKGEIMDKIVTRGYNNMLSKLSEVTVDAENPEKTLVQGLKIYIEYMLENPEQFRAILMNNISEVQYKVNILEKGISKDRESIGRLSKLIGLCIEKGKFRKMDKELAAQIIWSATYGLVSRLILEGNISKEQKDRLINQHFDVIFNGLLEKN; the protein is encoded by the coding sequence ATGGGAATTGCAGAAAGACGAAAATTGGAAATAGAAAACCTAAAGAAAAGGATAATAGATGCTGCTGAGGAGCTTTTAATTAGTGATGGCTATGAAAATTTATCTATAAGAAAAATAGCCAGTAAAATTGAGTATTCGCCGGGAATTATTTATCATTATTTTAAAGACAAAGGTGAAATAATGGATAAAATTGTTACAAGAGGATACAATAATATGTTAAGTAAGTTAAGTGAAGTTACTGTTGATGCAGAAAATCCAGAGAAAACACTTGTCCAAGGACTTAAGATTTACATTGAATATATGTTAGAGAATCCAGAACAGTTTAGGGCTATATTAATGAATAATATAAGTGAAGTTCAGTATAAAGTAAATATACTAGAAAAGGGCATTTCAAAAGATAGAGAGAGTATTGGAAGATTGAGCAAGTTAATAGGATTGTGCATTGAAAAAGGTAAGTTTAGAAAAATGGATAAGGAGCTTGCTGCACAAATAATATGGAGTGCTACATATGGGCTTGTATCAAGATTAATACTCGAAGGAAATATTTCTAAAGAACAAAAGGATAGGCTTATAAATCAACATTTTGATGTAATTTTTAATGGTCTTTTGGAGAAAAATTGA
- a CDS encoding PTS transporter subunit EIIC, whose translation MNQSEKFKKLAEEILNEVGEKENILNFTHCATRLRFNLKNESIPSDEKIKEIKGVLGVIRSGGQLQVIIGQDVSKVYDEVCKMIGFQDNSNIDEADKPKKKVTVKSVLNGILDALSGSLVPAIPVITAAAFFKMLVAILGPSMLNVIGPKSDFYVLATFVGDAGFYFFPVIIGYTSAKKFKVSPVMGILLGAIMLHPTFVGLAGKSFSVYGIPCSVQKYGSTILPIIMSVYVMSYVERFFNKWLPSALRSVFAPAFTIAVMLPISLCVLGPAGSFLGSYICNGIISLHGVVGFLGVAIIGATFEFLVMSGMHMILITFLFQIFATAGHENFIAVGMIAATYAVAGICLGAALRIKDPEQKSLSFGFLISLLLGGVTEPGIYGVGIRYKKPLLGLVAGGFAGGLYMGILNIGHYTLVPATNVVGLLAFTGNGTSNLVNGIIGCLISLIVAAAVTYFFGFDKNDPIVKKN comes from the coding sequence ATGAATCAAAGTGAGAAGTTTAAGAAACTAGCAGAGGAGATTTTAAATGAAGTGGGTGAGAAAGAAAACATTTTAAATTTTACCCATTGTGCTACAAGACTGCGTTTTAACTTGAAAAATGAAAGTATTCCAAGTGATGAAAAGATTAAGGAAATTAAAGGTGTACTTGGAGTTATTAGATCAGGTGGACAATTGCAGGTAATTATCGGTCAAGATGTATCTAAAGTTTACGATGAAGTTTGCAAAATGATTGGATTTCAAGATAATTCTAATATAGATGAAGCTGATAAACCAAAGAAAAAAGTAACAGTTAAGTCAGTTTTAAATGGAATATTAGATGCACTATCGGGAAGTTTAGTGCCAGCTATACCAGTTATTACAGCGGCAGCGTTTTTTAAGATGCTTGTTGCTATATTGGGACCATCAATGCTTAATGTAATTGGACCCAAAAGTGATTTCTATGTGTTAGCAACGTTTGTTGGAGATGCGGGTTTTTATTTCTTTCCAGTTATAATCGGATATACTTCAGCTAAAAAATTTAAAGTATCACCAGTTATGGGAATTTTACTGGGTGCAATTATGTTACATCCTACCTTTGTAGGTCTTGCTGGTAAAAGTTTTAGTGTTTATGGTATTCCTTGTTCAGTACAAAAGTATGGAAGTACAATTTTGCCAATAATTATGTCTGTTTATGTGATGTCATATGTTGAAAGATTCTTTAATAAGTGGTTGCCTTCTGCATTAAGAAGTGTTTTTGCACCAGCTTTCACAATTGCAGTTATGTTACCAATTAGTCTATGTGTTTTAGGACCTGCAGGTTCATTCTTAGGAAGTTATATTTGTAACGGTATTATATCATTACACGGAGTTGTTGGGTTCTTAGGAGTAGCAATAATTGGTGCAACATTTGAATTTTTAGTAATGAGTGGAATGCACATGATTTTAATTACTTTCTTATTTCAGATTTTTGCCACTGCAGGACATGAAAACTTTATAGCTGTAGGTATGATTGCAGCAACATATGCAGTAGCAGGAATATGTTTAGGAGCAGCTTTGAGAATTAAAGACCCTGAGCAAAAATCTTTGTCATTTGGTTTCCTTATATCTTTACTATTAGGTGGAGTTACTGAACCTGGTATATATGGAGTAGGCATTAGGTATAAAAAACCATTGTTAGGTCTAGTTGCTGGTGGTTTTGCAGGTGGATTATATATGGGAATTTTGAATATAGGACATTATACACTTGTACCTGCTACAAATGTAGTTGGATTATTAGCCTTTACTGGTAATGGAACTTCTAATCTAGTAAATGGTATTATAGGTTGCTTGATTTCATTAATTGTTGCTGCTGCTGTTACTTACTTCTTTGGCTTTGATAAAAATGATCCAATAGTAAAGAAGAATTAA